The Pectobacterium sp. A5351 genome contains the following window.
ACGGTGCGGCAGGGAGCGTTTAATTTAAAAAGTGCCGTTATTGCTACAACGGCCGAGGCGATGGCGGTTAATAATTGGGGACTGCGTGCAGGGACGTTTATTATGCCTTTACACGAATACGCGAATATGTCTGTTTCCGTGTTAGGGGCAGAGGTCGCGCAGCGCATTTTTCCTTCAGGAAACGCGGTAGGTAGCGACATTCTATTGAACAATATTCCGTTCACGGTGGTAGGCGTTCTTGCTTCGCAAGGTGGAGCCGATATGAACGGTAATCTTGATCAGGCTGTTATCATTCCTTTTGGTACTGGAAGCTTACGTGTTATTGGACGGCAGAATGTCGACAGCGTGACATTGAAGGCTCGCTCTTTACAAACGGTCAGACGAGTGGAAAACGAGGTTAACGATCTGCTGACTGCACGTCATCAACGCCCTGATTTCACTATCATCAACCGGGCGGCTATTTTGCGTTCTCAGAAAGAGTCAATGGATATCATGACGGCCATGTTGGGTTCAATTGCCGCGATTTCATTGCTTGTAGGCGGTATTGGCGTGATGAATGTGATGTTAATGTCTGTCGCTGAACGGACGCGGGAGATCGGTATTCGTCTGGCTGTCGGTGCCCGGCATCAGGATATTCAGTTCCAGTTTCTCTGGGAGGCTGTCATTCTGGCCTTGAGTGGTGGAGTGCTCGGGGTACTGGCAGGATGCTTTCTTGCGTATGTTGTTCACACTTTCGGAAAACCCGTCGCACTAAGTTTTTTTCCTGCTTTATTCTCCTTTTGTAGTGCGATTGTCACCGGGCTTCTGTTTGGATATTTACCGGCACGTAAAGCGGCACGGCTTGATCCCGTTATGGCGCTGAATCAGGAATGAGGACACTCGCGAAAGTCAGCCATATACTGATGTGCATGCTGTGCGCGGGCTGTACGTTATTGCCAGTTCCTGATGATGTCGCTCCCGGGTTACCGGGTACCTGGTCAGTGGACGCCGTTTCAGCGCTGAAACCTCCAGCTAAGGGGTGGTGGAAGGCTTTTGGTAGTCAGGAGTTGAACACGCTCTTGGAAGGGGCGCTACTGTCCAATCGCAATCTCGATAATGTTCGCCAGAATATGGAGCAGGCTCGTATCCAATGGCAGAGTAATCAGGTGCCGAAAATGCCAGAGGTAAATAGTGCATTTTCTAAAAACCTTTCGGGCGTTTGGGGAGAGCATCAGCGGAACAAAAGCTACGGAGCCAGCGTGTCGCTATCTTATTCCCCTGATGTCTGGGGAGCGAAACGTGCCGCGTCTTATAGCAATGAGGCGTTGTGGCGAGCGGCATCTTATGATGTTTCCGCGACAGCATTAATGTTGCGTTCGTCGGTAATTACCCAGTATTTAGCGCTGCTCGGCATTCGTCGTCAGATCACACTGGCTGAGAAAAATCTGATCATTAGCCGTAGACTGCTTGCCCTTGTAGAGACTAAATATGCCGCTGGTGCTGTCGCGAGACTCGATCTTGCTCAACAACAATCCTTTGTTGCGGGAATGGAAGCGATGCTTCTGCAACTGCATCAACAATCTCTACAGGTAAGTAAAACGCTGGCGGCGTTACTCGATAAAACGCCGCAGGAATTACTACAGCCCAGCCAACATATTGAGGATCTCCACGTTCCAGATATTGGCAGTGGTCTTCCTGCGGATCTCATGCGCAAGCGCCCCGATCTGTTAAGTGCAGAGGCCAAATTGGTTGCTGCGGGTGCCAATATTGATGCGGCACGAGCGGCGATGTTTCCCTCGGTTTCCCTGTCAGCAGCCTCCAGCGTAAGTGCTACGGCGATAAATCAGCTATTTCGGTTAGCGCCTGGATGGGGAAGTGGTCTGGATATCTCGTTGCCGATTTGGGATCGTTCCGTACGTATTAATAACCAGCGTCTCGCCCTCATTAACCGAAAAATTGCAGTTAATACCTATCGTGAAACGCTGTTGAGGGCTTTTGGTGAAGTTGAAACGGCGCTCAATGCGATGTTGAGTTTACAGCAACAGCAGCGCTGGCAAGATGCACAACTGGCGGCGGCACAAGACTCGCTAAAGCTCGCTGAGATTCGCTATAGAGCGGGTGCTGATGACTTACCGCGTTTGCTAAACGCACAAAATGCATTCTATAGCACGGAGTTGGCATCCAGCACATTGTGGCAGCAGAGGCTGCAAGCTGCCAACGATCTTGCGGTAGCACTTGGCGGCAGCGAGTTGCAGGATTGACTTTCACCGTCGCGTATTAGGCGGCAATCTCATTTCCTGATGAGCGAGTAAAATACCACTCGACCGTTTTCTTTATTAACTCTTCCGTCGCATCGACATAATGCTGGGGTGACGTTTTGACTTCCTGCTCCAGAATCAGAGGAAGCTCGGTGCAACCCAGAATAATTTTCTCGACGCCAGCCTGCAACAGGCGATCTTTTACGGGGGACAGCATGCTATAGGCCCCAGCAATATCACCGGATTTATACGCGTAGATACTTTCCATTACCTGGTGTTGGTCTGCATCATCCGGCGTGTAGCACTCAATATTATCGCTAATCAGGTTGTCCTGATAAATTCT
Protein-coding sequences here:
- a CDS encoding efflux transporter outer membrane subunit, with product MRTLAKVSHILMCMLCAGCTLLPVPDDVAPGLPGTWSVDAVSALKPPAKGWWKAFGSQELNTLLEGALLSNRNLDNVRQNMEQARIQWQSNQVPKMPEVNSAFSKNLSGVWGEHQRNKSYGASVSLSYSPDVWGAKRAASYSNEALWRAASYDVSATALMLRSSVITQYLALLGIRRQITLAEKNLIISRRLLALVETKYAAGAVARLDLAQQQSFVAGMEAMLLQLHQQSLQVSKTLAALLDKTPQELLQPSQHIEDLHVPDIGSGLPADLMRKRPDLLSAEAKLVAAGANIDAARAAMFPSVSLSAASSVSATAINQLFRLAPGWGSGLDISLPIWDRSVRINNQRLALINRKIAVNTYRETLLRAFGEVETALNAMLSLQQQQRWQDAQLAAAQDSLKLAEIRYRAGADDLPRLLNAQNAFYSTELASSTLWQQRLQAANDLAVALGGSELQD